The genome window TCGAACCCGGTCATCGTGGAAAATATCCGCTCGATCCGTGCCGTCATGTAACGGTCGATCTGGACAAGGACACGACTGCCTTCTTCGGTAAGCCCCAAAAGATTCACCCGGCGGTCTTCCGGCGAGGTGCGGCGCGCAATCAGGCCCTTCGCTTCCAGAGACTTGACCTGACGGCTGAACGTCGTCACATCCATCCCCAACTCCTCGGCAACCTGCTGCATAGACGGGGCGCCCATGCGCCGGATCTCGAACAGGATGTGGCTGTGCACCAGAGAGACCTGCTCGCCGCAGCACTCCTCGCAGCAGGAGGCATTCAGTAAGCCGAATCTCCTGACAAACAACTGCAATTCTTCGCGGATATTCCTCATGTGCTCCTCCCAAAGACTAGATAGCATTTTTGGTTGCATTATGCAAATATTTCTCTATACTCAACCTGCCGGACAAAGAAAAGGCACCGTCGCCATTGGTCCGGAATCCAGTCAACCGGG of Geobacter sp. contains these proteins:
- a CDS encoding MarR family transcriptional regulator, which codes for MRNIREELQLFVRRFGLLNASCCEECCGEQVSLVHSHILFEIRRMGAPSMQQVAEELGMDVTTFSRQVKSLEAKGLIARRTSPEDRRVNLLGLTEEGSRVLVQIDRYMTARIERIFSTMTGFEKDSVAKALVLLNEALAQAGDGEKIACCN